From a single Apium graveolens cultivar Ventura chromosome 2, ASM990537v1, whole genome shotgun sequence genomic region:
- the LOC141706159 gene encoding uncharacterized protein LOC141706159, producing MWDYPLFLNRVFLFPSQFFFLSRIINITYFVFCFVSAAKEINEDNVPLVEETARMKKARLAGLDTRGKATEPIFLRKHKEPMGEASTEGAEGHNAPITAAAPAAAATGAFQPLWGFRRGDTVVGSTKHAWDWSYHSVTPKDFTDVVATPDLERIKLMGAQSLASSNAYFQGAVRQAESWKRASDKADNALRRQQKKYATLEKKLKRKEEELGESNAELVVLRAEKDKAIDNYLDSEEFAQSMRIRDDSVFPEFFRTGWDTALGTVNEACPDINPADYICPDDEALLQRFRTRVVVSDHVPQDPLLPPPESSSRPAEDDSSSSSETTETSSESGEDDDMDAEGTSAP from the exons atgtgggactatcctctgtttctcaacagggtatttctcttcccttctcaatttttctttctttcacgcattattaacatcacttattttgtcttttgctttgtttcagctgctaaggagattaacgaggacaatgtccccttggtcgaggaaacagctaggatgaagaaagctcggttagcaggcctagacaccagaggaaaggcgacagagcctatcttcttgagaaagcacaaggagcctatgggggaggcttcaactgaaggagctgagggccataatgctcctatcactgctgctgcccctgctgctgctgctacaggcgcctttcagcctctctggggattccgccgaggggataccgtggttggttccacgaagcatgcttgggattggtcctaccatagcgtgactccaaaggactttactgatgtagTGGCCActcctgaccttgagaggattaagctcatgggagcccaatctctggcttcg tctaacgcctactttcaaggcgctgtgaggcaagccgaatcatggaagcgggcttctgataaggccgataacgccctcaggaggcagcagaagaagtatgctaccctggagaagaagctcaagcgcaaggaggaagaactcggagagtctaacgccgagctggtggtacttcgggcggagaaggataaagctatagacaattatctggactcggaggagtttgcccaatccatgaggattagggatgattcagtctttcccgagttttttaggactggttgggacacggcccttgggaccgtgaacgaggcttgtcctgatattaacccggcggactacatctgccctgacgatgaggccttgctacagaggtttcgtacccgagtagtcgtctcggatcatgttcctcaggatccacttcttcctcctcccgagtcctCTTCCAGACCcgctgaggatgacagctcttcctcctccgagacgacggagacatctagcgagagcggagaagacgatgatatggacgccgagggcacctcagctccttag